From the genome of Candidatus Saccharimonadales bacterium, one region includes:
- a CDS encoding PH domain-containing protein, translated as MTKKDDFQPEFDGQRADEQLLFIFRRHMISMRKGFYLLLIPFALSAIPPLIWQNTIELFLLPIAGLIIGILLFAYHFIMWYFTIYIVTDQRIRQVTQHGFFGKDVVELNLSKIQNISYNIPGFTGEIFGFGTIIIQTVVGDLIIKKVDHPEEIYNKLQDAVSVAVGNEKQGDYEKITT; from the coding sequence ATGACTAAAAAAGACGATTTTCAACCAGAGTTTGACGGTCAACGCGCGGACGAGCAATTATTATTTATCTTTCGTCGTCATATGATATCTATGCGAAAGGGATTTTATCTTCTTCTTATTCCGTTCGCTCTTTCGGCCATCCCGCCGCTTATCTGGCAAAATACGATTGAACTCTTTCTTCTTCCGATTGCTGGTTTGATCATTGGTATTCTGCTGTTTGCGTACCATTTTATCATGTGGTATTTTACCATCTACATCGTGACCGACCAGCGCATAAGACAAGTGACGCAACATGGTTTCTTTGGAAAGGATGTGGTGGAGCTCAATCTATCAAAAATCCAAAACATAAGCTATAATATACCTGGATTCACGGGAGAGATATTTGGATTTGGGACAATCATCATCCAAACCGTTGTTGGCGACCTCATTATCAAGAAGGTTGATCATCCCGAAGAAATTTATAACAAGCTCCAGGACGCAGTATCTGTAGCGGTGGGTAACGAGAAGCAAGGGGATTATGAAAAAATTACGACTTAA
- a CDS encoding GNAT family N-acetyltransferase, translating to MQAIHYTELTPDAVTASTISSLNRLLPQLSPDIKPLNREWLEYILANNTRIFIALDGDRIVGTALLCSMVILVGQKDWIEDVVVDRAYRGKGIASRLMDIAESASRQSPAKNINLTSSSHREGARGMYVKRGYKLRDTSVFRLER from the coding sequence ATGCAAGCAATTCACTATACTGAACTGACTCCAGATGCCGTCACGGCTTCTACTATTAGCAGCCTTAATCGTCTTCTTCCCCAGTTATCTCCAGATATTAAGCCGCTCAATCGTGAGTGGCTTGAATATATTTTGGCCAACAACACCCGAATCTTCATTGCCCTGGATGGTGATCGTATAGTCGGCACCGCCCTTCTCTGCTCCATGGTCATCTTGGTTGGGCAGAAGGACTGGATAGAAGACGTTGTGGTTGATAGGGCTTATCGAGGGAAAGGTATTGCTTCAAGGCTAATGGATATAGCGGAGAGTGCTAGTAGACAAAGCCCAGCTAAGAACATCAACCTCACTTCGAGTTCCCACCGAGAAGGCGCTCGGGGTATGTACGTGAAGCGTGGATACAAACTTCGAGATACAAGTGTCTTTCGCTTAGAGAGATAG
- a CDS encoding superoxide dismutase, with protein sequence MYTLPDLPYEYDQLGKYISKEIMQLHHDKHHQAYVDKLNAALEAAPALKERPLETLLSDLGSLPESVQAAIRNQGGGHYNHSLFWQWMSPDGGGEPTGDLAKAITDRYGNFQAFVDEFTAKSLGVFGSGWAWLQPNLDIITTPNQDTPLSQGLEAPLLGLDVWEHAYYLDYKNKRDDYIKAWWSVVNWDFVQSRYESK encoded by the coding sequence ATGTACACACTACCGGATTTACCATACGAATACGATCAGTTGGGTAAGTATATCAGTAAAGAAATCATGCAACTCCATCATGATAAGCATCATCAGGCATATGTTGACAAGCTTAACGCGGCTCTTGAAGCCGCACCGGCTTTAAAAGAACGTCCTCTCGAGACGCTCCTTTCGGACCTAGGCAGTCTACCCGAGTCGGTTCAGGCGGCTATTCGAAACCAAGGTGGTGGTCATTATAACCACAGCCTATTTTGGCAATGGATGTCACCGGACGGAGGCGGAGAGCCGACTGGTGATCTGGCAAAGGCGATCACAGATCGTTACGGAAATTTCCAGGCATTTGTAGATGAATTTACAGCAAAGTCTCTTGGTGTATTTGGAAGTGGATGGGCGTGGCTTCAGCCGAATCTTGATATTATTACAACACCAAACCAAGACACGCCCCTTAGCCAGGGGTTAGAAGCGCCTCTTTTGGGCCTCGATGTTTGGGAGCATGCTTACTATCTTGATTACAAAAACAAACGTGATGATTATATTAAAGCATGGTGGAGTGTAGTAAATTGGGACTTCGTCCAAAGTCGTTACGAGTCGAAGTAG
- a CDS encoding undecaprenyl-diphosphate phosphatase: MNVIEAIVLGLVQGLTEFIPVSSSGHLVIAQQLFGMAPDHLFIEFINFGTLFALVIYFRKRIIEICKDVFVNRNFILARNILITAIPAGAIGFFLSNFIETSPFFSSLIVVTVALATVGAIMVLADKLPKASPKEHGQHLGPSRAFWIGIAQVFALIPGVSRSGSTIIAGRLAGLNAAAAAEYSFLVSLPIMIGVSVKLLVKSSDRAYLFDHLPMLLLSNAVAFISGLIAVGFLMKYLSKHGLALFGWYRLGLAGILTVVLLLK, translated from the coding sequence ATGAATGTTATTGAAGCTATTGTCCTTGGACTGGTACAGGGGCTCACTGAATTCATACCAGTAAGTAGTTCGGGGCACCTCGTTATTGCGCAGCAGCTATTCGGTATGGCACCCGACCACTTATTCATTGAATTTATTAACTTCGGAACACTTTTCGCGCTGGTTATTTACTTCCGTAAGCGCATCATTGAAATTTGCAAGGACGTATTTGTTAATCGTAACTTCATCCTGGCACGCAACATCCTTATTACAGCCATTCCGGCCGGTGCAATTGGCTTTTTCCTTTCTAATTTTATTGAAACATCACCTTTCTTTAGTAGCTTAATTGTCGTCACAGTCGCACTAGCGACGGTAGGGGCAATTATGGTTTTGGCCGACAAGTTACCCAAGGCCAGCCCTAAAGAACATGGCCAGCATTTAGGACCATCGCGTGCATTCTGGATTGGTATTGCGCAAGTGTTTGCACTTATCCCAGGTGTTTCGCGTTCCGGCTCGACAATTATTGCTGGACGCTTGGCAGGGCTTAATGCAGCGGCGGCAGCAGAATATAGTTTTTTAGTGTCACTTCCTATTATGATTGGCGTTTCAGTAAAGCTGCTCGTCAAATCAAGCGACCGTGCCTACCTGTTCGATCACTTACCAATGTTGCTTTTAAGTAATGCTGTCGCGTTTATTTCAGGACTTATTGCCGTAGGTTTCCTTATGAAATACTTATCCAAACATGGCCTGGCGTTATTTGGCTGGTATCGGCTTGGCCTCGCGGGTATCTTAACGGTTGTACTTTTGCTAAAATAA
- a CDS encoding nucleoside-diphosphate kinase, with product MERTLVVFKPDAVQRGIVGEVLSRFEKVGLKIVAMKMANPDEDHYFHHYETIGKMVSRRGEDQFKVQLGAMQEGPVIAMILEGVEAVVLVRKMVGATNTKEAAPGTIRGDYAHASLDHVNAHNVALPTILHASGDPDEAKQEIEHWFSEDEIYDEYQTVHEYFTQPRPGSARK from the coding sequence ATGGAACGAACACTGGTTGTTTTTAAGCCAGATGCTGTACAGCGCGGCATTGTCGGGGAAGTCTTAAGCAGATTTGAAAAAGTTGGATTAAAAATCGTAGCGATGAAAATGGCTAATCCGGATGAGGATCACTATTTCCATCACTACGAAACAATTGGCAAGATGGTTTCGAGGCGAGGCGAAGACCAGTTTAAGGTTCAGCTTGGCGCAATGCAAGAGGGTCCGGTTATCGCAATGATCCTAGAGGGAGTTGAAGCTGTTGTTTTAGTACGCAAAATGGTTGGCGCGACCAATACCAAAGAAGCGGCACCGGGGACAATCCGTGGTGACTACGCCCACGCTAGCCTTGATCATGTCAACGCTCATAACGTAGCACTGCCTACTATCCTTCACGCGTCAGGTGATCCTGATGAAGCAAAGCAAGAAATTGAACACTGGTTCTCTGAAGATGAAATTTATGACGAATACCAGACTGTTCACGAGTACTTTACTCAGCCACGTCCTGGCAGCGCCCGCAAATAG
- a CDS encoding SurA N-terminal domain-containing protein, which produces MKKLRLKRRDKASKQAPARITNETVAEHRERILAGGRRFKYPMQYAKHRLVFNTILVTIVALLLVVLVGWWQLYIVQNTSTFFYRVTRVLPLPVASIDGESVRYGDYLMYYNSSAHYLQRSEQLNLSSEDGKRQLDFVKRKSMNTVLADAYAAKLAHDLGITISNDRIDKVIDDDRNTANGRISQETYDASALNVLGWSPDEYREDVKAKLTRQDVSYSIDTQAKQKEEKAAELIKTAGPDFDKIAAELSGESKVESGISGLVSYTNRDGGLSAAAVKLNKDEVSGVIKTTTGDGYYFIRLLEKTDTQVSYAFLKIPLTEFNKRLTELKKAGKVKEFIQIPEVQAQGVTDNNSQTQ; this is translated from the coding sequence ATGAAAAAATTACGACTTAAACGACGCGATAAAGCAAGCAAACAAGCACCTGCTCGTATAACCAACGAAACCGTCGCAGAGCATCGTGAGCGAATCTTGGCTGGCGGTCGTCGCTTCAAGTACCCGATGCAATATGCCAAACACCGTCTTGTTTTTAATACGATTTTGGTCACAATCGTCGCACTGCTTCTCGTTGTGCTTGTAGGGTGGTGGCAGCTTTATATCGTTCAAAATACCAGCACCTTTTTTTATCGGGTAACACGTGTATTACCGCTACCGGTTGCATCTATTGACGGAGAGTCGGTTCGTTATGGCGACTACCTCATGTACTATAATAGCTCGGCTCACTACTTACAGCGAAGCGAGCAGCTCAATCTTAGCAGCGAAGATGGCAAGCGGCAACTAGATTTCGTAAAGCGAAAGTCTATGAACACCGTTCTTGCCGATGCCTACGCTGCTAAACTTGCACACGATCTTGGTATTACAATATCAAACGATCGGATTGATAAAGTCATTGATGATGATAGAAATACGGCAAATGGTCGCATCTCTCAGGAGACATACGACGCATCTGCCCTTAACGTGCTTGGTTGGAGTCCCGATGAGTACAGAGAGGATGTAAAAGCGAAGCTCACACGCCAAGATGTGTCTTACTCAATTGACACACAGGCCAAGCAAAAAGAAGAAAAGGCGGCCGAGCTCATTAAAACGGCTGGTCCCGACTTCGATAAAATTGCGGCCGAGCTTAGTGGTGAGAGCAAGGTTGAATCGGGAATTTCGGGACTCGTTTCGTATACCAACCGTGATGGTGGCTTGAGTGCTGCTGCGGTGAAGCTAAATAAAGACGAAGTATCTGGCGTTATAAAAACAACAACAGGTGATGGCTATTACTTTATCCGTCTGCTTGAAAAAACCGATACTCAAGTAAGCTATGCTTTTCTAAAAATACCCCTTACGGAATTTAACAAACGCCTTACGGAATTAAAAAAGGCAGGCAAGGTGAAAGAATTTATTCAGATCCCTGAAGTGCAGGCTCAAGGGGTTACTGATAACAATAGTCAAACACAATAA